A part of Setaria viridis chromosome 8, Setaria_viridis_v4.0, whole genome shotgun sequence genomic DNA contains:
- the LOC117866386 gene encoding tyrosine decarboxylase 1-like, producing MGSLPLEAMMPLNPDSFAGESSAVVDFLADYYRNVDKYPVMANTQPGTIRKLLPEAAPELGDSMDRILDDVQRDILPGLTHWQSPSFFAYFPANASTAGFAGEMLSAGLNVVPFVWTASPVATELEQVVVDWMASLLGLPERFHFKGGGGGVLHGSTCEAVVCTLAAARDRALSKLGHEGILKLVVYASDQTHATFQKGASIVGIPPANFRILRTSANSGYGLTATIVQRAIEEDVARGLVPLYLCATVGTTGLGAIDRVRELGHVARRYGTWLHIDAAYAGSAAFCPEFQGHLDGAELADSLSMNPHKWFLTNMDCCCLWVANPTTMTDALSTDPEYLKNVGTASKMAETVDYKDWQIALSRRFRAIKLWVVLRRYGAAGMRAHIRRHIQMAEWFEHVVAADERFEVVVPRNFSLVCFRLRPRFMADKAVEALNRDLLAAVNASGRAFMTHFVVDDKFVIRLAVGGSMTEMRHVRAAWELLKEKVNDLIATGC from the exons ATGGGTAGCCTTCCACTTGAAGCCATGATGCCACTGAACCCCGATTCATTCGCTGGGGAGTCCAGTGCCGTGGTCGACTTCCTCGCCGACTACTACCGCAACGTCGATAAGTATCCGGTCATGGCCAACACCCAGCCAGGGACCATCCGTAAGCTTCTTCCGGAGGCAGCCCCGGAGTTGGGCGACTCCATGGATCGCATACTGGATGATGTGCAGCGGGATATCCTCCCCGGCCTCACACATTGGCAGAGCCCTAGCTTCTTTGCCTATTTCCCGGCGAATGCAAGCACCGCAGGGTTCGCCGGGGAGATGTTGTCGGCTGGTCTCAACGTCGTCCCGTTCGTCTGGACGGCGTCACCGGTGGCCACTGAGCTGGAGCAGGTCGTGGTTGACTGGATGGCTAGCCTCCTCGGCCTACCGGAGCGCTTCCACttcaagggaggaggaggcggtgtccTGCATGGGAGCACGTGCGAGGCGGTGGTGTGCACTCTCGCTGCTGCGCGCGACCGTGCACTCAGCAAGCTCGGACATGAGGGCATCCTCAAGCTTGTCGTGTATGCCTCGGACCAGACCCACGCAACCTTCCAGAAGGGCGCGAGCATCGTCGGCATCCCTCCAGCAAACTTCCGCATCCTGCGGACTTCGGCAAACTCGGGATACGGCCTGACCGCCACCATCGTCCAAAGAGCAATCGAGGAAGACGTCGCCCGCGGGCTGGTTCCCCTTTACCTCTGCGCCACCGTCGGCACTACTGGTCTGGGGGCCATTGACCGAGTGCGCGAGCTCGGCCATGTTGCCCGGCGTTATG GAACCTGGCTGCACATCGACGCAGCCTACGCCGGAAGCGCAGCCTTTTGCCCGGAGTTCCAAGGTCacctcgacggcgccgagctcgcGGACTCGCTGAGCATGAACCCACATAAGTGGTTCCTCACCAACATGGACTGCTGCTGCCTCTGGGTGGCGAACCCTACCACCATGACCGACGCACTGTCCACTGACCCGGAGTACCTCAAGAATGTCGGCACCGCGTCTAAGATGGCGGAAACGGTCGACTACAAGGACTGGCAGATCGCGCTGTCACGCCGCTTCCGTGCCATCAAACTCTGGGTGGTGCTACGGCGCTATGGAGCGGCGGGAATGCGCGCGCACATACGGAGGCACATCCAGATGGCAGAGTGGTTCGAGCACGTCGTGGCGGCGGACGAGCGGTTTGAGGTCGTGGTGCCAAGGAACTTCTCCTTGGTGtgcttccgcctccgcccgcggttCATGGCGGATAAAGCTGTGGAGGCCCTCAACCGCGACCTCCTCGCAGCGGTGAATGCAAGCGGCCGGGCGTTCATGACGCACTTCGTCGTGGACGACAAGTTTGTGATCCGCCTAGCAGTGGGTGGGTCAATGACAGAGATGCGGCACGTCCGGGCCGCGTGGGAGCTTCTCAAGGAGAAGGTCAACGACTTGATCGCCACCGGTTGTTAG
- the LOC140223689 gene encoding tricetin 3',4',5'-O-trimethyltransferase-like, with protein MGSAADMAIADEETCMHALQLVSSAILPMTLRTAIELGLLETLVGASGKALTPKEVAAKLPSKANPAAPSMVDRLLRLLASYKVVSCVVEEAEDGSLCRQYSAAPVCKWLTPNEDGVSMAPFHLLGNDKLFMHAWSYMTDAVLEGGSPFNRAFGTPSWFDYAGTDARFNGVFNEAMKQHSVILTKKLLELYTGFDGVRTLVDVGGGLGSTIHAITSRYPTIQGINFDLPHVISEAPAYPDVQVQHVGGDMFEKVPSGDAILMKWILNCWGDNHCAKLLKNCYEALPPHGKLISVECILPVNPDATNSAQGLIGVDVCLLAYSPDGKERYEREFVELAKGAGFTSVKSTYIYANFWAIEYTK; from the coding sequence ATGGGTTCCGCCGCGGACATGGCCATAGCCGACGAGGAGACATGCATGCACGCTCTGCAGCTAGTGTCGTCGGCCATCCTGCCGATGACGCTAAGAACTGCCATTGAGCTGGGCCTGCTCGAGACCCTTGTGGGCGCCAGCGGGAAGGCTCTCACTCCCAAGGAGGTGGCCGCGAAGCTGCCTTCCAAGGCCaaccccgccgcgccgtccatGGTGGATCGCTTGCTGCGACTGCTGGCGTCCTACAAAGTTGTGTCCtgcgtggtggaggaggccgaggatggCAGCCTGTGCCGCCAGTACAGCGCCGCGCCAGTGTGCAAGTGGCTCACCCCCAACGAGGATGGTGTCTCCATGGCTCCGTTCCACCTCCTCGGCAACGACAAGCTCTTCATGCACGCCTGGAGCTACATGACGGACGCGGTCCTTGAGGGTGGCAGCCCATTCAACAGGGCGTttgggacgccttcctggttCGACTACGCCGGTACTGACGCACGCTTCAACGGGGTCTTCAATGAGGCCATGAAGCAGCATTCCGTCATCCTCACCAAGAAGCTCTTGGAGCTCTACACGGGCTTCGACGGCGTCCGCACCCTCGTCGACgttggcggcggcctcggctccACCATCCATGCCATCACCTCCAGGTACCCGACCATTCAAGGGATCAACTTCGACCTTCCCCACGTCATCTCCGAGGCGCCGGCCTACCCCgacgtgcaggtgcagcacgTGGGAGGCGACATGTTTGAGAAGGTGCCCTCCGGCGACGCCATCCTCATGAAGTGGATCCTCAATTGCTGGGGCGACAACCACTGCGCCAAGCTGCTCAAGAACTGCTACGAGGCGCTGCCTCCGCACGGCAAGCTCATCAGTGTCGAGTGCATCCTGCCGGTGAACCCGGATGCCACAAACAGCGCGCAGGGGTTGATCGGCGTCGACGTGTGCCTGCTCGCGTACAGCCCCGACGGCAAGGAGAGGTACGAGAGGGAGTTTGTGGAGCTCGCCAAGGGCGCCGGGTTTACCAGCGTCAAGTCCACCTACATCTACGCCAACTTCTGGGCCATCGAGTATACCAAGTAG